The sequence ATCGAGGCTAACCGGGAGTGTGTTGTGGAGCTTGTCGACATGGCACGGGTGCGCCGAATGCTGAGGTCCGACCCGGCCTATATCGAGCGAATAGCCCGCATGCGCTACCACATGGTTCGCTCTGGAGAGACCATCTACCGTTATCGCGGCCAGTAACTGCCGATGCCACTGGAAAAGTCTGAAGCCGTCATTCTGAGGATGTTCAATTGGTCGGAGTCCTCACGAACGGTTGTCTTCTTTACGCGGGACTTCGGCAAGCTTCGCCTGCAGGATAAAGGCGGGCGGCGGCTGACCACGAAGCGCGGGCGTCTGTTGCCCTTTACTCGAACGGAAGTGACCTTCTACCGCTCCGAGAGGTCCGGCAGCGGCTACATTTCGGACAGCGAAGTCCTGGAGGCGTTTTCGCTGGAGGGCCAGGGAGAATTGGGCCGGCTGGCGTACGCGTCCGCGGCCTGCGAGTTGCTGTACCTGCTTCTTCCCGAGCAGGAAACGCAGCCTGAGCTGTACGAGTATTCGATCGCATATTTAAGACAAGTAGCGGCGGCTGACAGGAGGGCCTTGCCGCCGGTGTTCATCAGCTTCTTTCTGCGGCTCATGTCACAACTCGGCTACCGTCCTTCCCTGGCCTACTGCGCCGGCTGCAGCACTGCGCTGGACAGGATCATCGCAGCCGGTCAAGGCCTTGTCTTTGCGCCCGAGCGAGGCGGAGTGCTCTGCCGGGCTTGCCAAAAGGCGGGAGAGCGTTATATTCCCGTTTCGGCCGGCGGCGCCAGGTTGCTTGCGGCCCTTCAGCGGGCCTCTCTTGCCGAGGCGGCTTCCCTGCCGATAGGATACGAAGACGCCTGCCGGCTGATCGAGGCGCTGACGAAGTTCCTTAAGTATCATTCCGGTCTGGTATCGGAT comes from Acidobacteriota bacterium and encodes:
- the recO gene encoding DNA repair protein RecO, whose product is MPLEKSEAVILRMFNWSESSRTVVFFTRDFGKLRLQDKGGRRLTTKRGRLLPFTRTEVTFYRSERSGSGYISDSEVLEAFSLEGQGELGRLAYASAACELLYLLLPEQETQPELYEYSIAYLRQVAAADRRALPPVFISFFLRLMSQLGYRPSLAYCAGCSTALDRIIAAGQGLVFAPERGGVLCRACQKAGERYIPVSAGGARLLAALQRASLAEAASLPIGYEDACRLIEALTKFLKYHSGLVSDLKSLAFLEKLKNKRLNG